One genomic window of Candidatus Nitrospira inopinata includes the following:
- a CDS encoding DUF1826 domain-containing protein: MKAHRHHPATEDDPTGRSVSTIRIDGMAVDSSPLPRNMVIITDWSNIDRLADPTKNLLLYPWLPSASLQQAIVTRPFAELPQMALPLPKDKLAGAATMVEDDLARRLLEECAPALAAFASIAPAGNLYLSLRKTREQSCPLFHVDRYPLRLLCTLRGPGTEWLDDEQVNRKGLGQGDNRKVAPPHATVYAAQPFQILVLKGDGGCGTSRGVVHRSPIVPASSDGRWYLRIDPLPTTRPMVREWSRL, from the coding sequence ATGAAAGCACACCGTCATCACCCAGCAACGGAAGACGATCCGACCGGCCGTTCAGTCTCGACGATTCGCATCGATGGAATGGCGGTCGATTCATCTCCTCTGCCCCGCAACATGGTCATCATCACCGATTGGAGCAACATCGACCGTCTGGCCGATCCAACCAAGAATCTTCTCCTCTATCCTTGGTTGCCTTCTGCTTCGCTGCAACAGGCGATCGTGACAAGGCCTTTTGCCGAACTTCCACAGATGGCACTGCCGCTACCCAAAGACAAGCTGGCCGGCGCTGCGACCATGGTAGAAGACGATCTGGCGCGACGTCTGCTCGAAGAATGTGCACCGGCCCTGGCAGCCTTTGCCTCGATTGCACCGGCAGGCAACCTCTATCTTTCGCTCCGCAAAACACGAGAACAATCCTGTCCCCTGTTTCACGTCGACCGCTACCCCCTTCGGCTGCTCTGCACCTTGCGCGGTCCCGGCACCGAATGGCTGGACGACGAACAGGTCAATCGCAAGGGGCTAGGACAGGGCGACAACCGAAAGGTTGCCCCTCCCCATGCGACGGTCTATGCGGCGCAACCGTTTCAGATCCTGGTGCTCAAGGGCGACGGGGGGTGTGGGACAAGTCGAGGTGTCGTGCATCGATCGCCCATCGTCCCTGCTTCATCGGACGGCCGTTGGTACCTCCGTATCGATCCTCTTCCGACAACCAGACCGATGGTGCGGGAATGGTCACGGCTCTAG